One region of Marivirga arenosa genomic DNA includes:
- a CDS encoding lamin tail domain-containing protein: protein MIKNLTTLIVLFCFCLFSLNAQIVYDDFSDGDLNYSPEWNGNIEDFIINDTFQLQLNFEDDPLRSSYISTAISNNSLELKEWRFDIKLDFNPSNSNRVEIYLASTTENLLDYENTGSIQEGYYLEIGENGTEDGVSLFYRNGQTTQLIARGGDGLFASAFDLRVRVRRDENAIWEIAVDPSKGESFEVLASGQEASLSAATSLGFICYFTSSRSSSFYFDNIYFGNYVFDTIPPSIEEYKIIGNNQIELIYNEELSQVNNSNYSLQPDDINPLQVEQKDDTVRITFENSFENGRNYFLLAENISDLKGNTAELDSLEFLYFELENAEPGDIIISEFFPDPTPVLGLPDEEFVEIYNRSDKFIDLKGWKISDDTESEGSLPSFVLYPKEYIILAPASAKDGYANFGEVLVPSSWRSLNNGGDSIEIKDSSGVIIDALAYDRSWFQVEEKSEGGYSLELINPSLICFDIKNWKGSEADQGGTPGMVNSTYDSTFTGQPARIVSFYSSSPIQLEIIFDKKMDMESLVNASYLLQSGDQIDSIIVDRQNENSVKLNLQNKLQNDVTYTITIEEVSDCNGNIAEDLSASFLYDIERPQLDSLFFLSDSILLLTFTEPIDTLSAENLSNYSLSPQITLTKAQIWSKNQLLLIWENRWIAGFPYRLTVDSISDLSGNFMTQLKQEIIMKKPAKPTFNDLIITEIMANPKEDQILPNRQFVEIYNATDQLFSLTDVQFMDERDTVNLGLNYIEPNEYILIAATSAVEDLSSYGRVIALSPWPNLNNRGDNLQLVTDEQIINQAFYSESWYKENSKYDEGGWSLEMIDTGSPCLGISNWRASVDEKQATPGAENSVMESNTDQSGPELANAYAPNTKEVIVDFNEPIDITNVRRNQFRIVPEITIAKIELLDLNRIKLVLQADLKAKVSYTLVVDNLTDCEGNIILSDQNQTSFALAEPPVQGDVVLNEVLYDQKSGGADFIELLNISDKYINLIGWIVKGNNNEEVIFENENVIISPGQFLVITSDKASIIKDYPTSHVAQNIYETSFPALSNGEGVVSITSANEALTEYFEYSDDMHLPFLRTTDGVSLERIHPDAPIDKTESWNSAASSVGFATPGKENSQRTSEDIDFGTIAAKPKTFAHDQPGRNYTIINYQLENVGSMATVKIFDMKGNVITTLANNETLSNTGFFRWDGVDFNGRKVRTGYYIIYFQLFDSNGNTKVVKETVAVGF from the coding sequence ATGATAAAAAACCTAACAACCCTAATTGTATTATTTTGTTTTTGTCTCTTTTCTTTAAATGCTCAAATTGTTTATGATGATTTTTCTGATGGTGATTTAAATTATTCTCCTGAATGGAATGGAAATATTGAGGATTTCATCATTAATGATACTTTTCAATTACAATTAAACTTTGAGGATGATCCTTTAAGATCAAGCTATATTTCTACTGCAATTTCTAATAATAGCCTTGAACTAAAGGAATGGCGATTTGATATCAAATTGGATTTCAATCCTTCCAATTCTAATCGTGTGGAAATTTATTTAGCAAGTACTACAGAAAACCTATTAGATTATGAAAACACTGGAAGCATACAAGAAGGCTATTACTTGGAAATAGGAGAAAATGGTACTGAAGATGGAGTTAGTTTGTTTTATAGAAATGGACAAACAACACAGTTAATAGCCAGAGGAGGAGACGGATTATTTGCTTCTGCTTTTGATCTTAGAGTGAGAGTAAGGAGAGATGAAAATGCAATCTGGGAAATTGCAGTTGACCCCAGCAAAGGAGAAAGTTTTGAAGTATTGGCAAGTGGTCAAGAGGCAAGTCTTAGTGCAGCTACAAGTTTGGGGTTTATCTGTTACTTCACATCAAGTCGTAGCAGCAGTTTTTATTTTGATAATATTTATTTTGGAAATTATGTGTTTGATACCATTCCTCCATCAATTGAGGAATATAAGATCATTGGAAATAATCAAATTGAATTAATTTATAATGAAGAGTTGAGTCAAGTAAATAACAGCAATTACTCTTTGCAACCAGATGATATAAATCCACTTCAGGTAGAACAAAAGGATGATACTGTCAGGATTACTTTCGAAAACTCATTTGAAAATGGACGCAACTACTTTTTGTTAGCAGAAAATATAAGCGACTTAAAAGGAAATACTGCAGAATTAGATAGCCTTGAATTTTTATATTTTGAATTGGAAAATGCAGAGCCAGGCGATATTATAATCAGCGAATTTTTTCCTGATCCGACACCTGTTTTAGGCCTTCCAGATGAAGAGTTTGTAGAAATCTATAATCGCTCAGATAAATTCATCGACTTAAAAGGCTGGAAAATTTCCGATGATACAGAATCAGAGGGTTCATTACCTTCTTTTGTTTTGTACCCTAAAGAGTACATTATTCTAGCTCCTGCTTCTGCAAAAGATGGCTATGCTAATTTTGGTGAAGTATTAGTTCCATCTTCATGGCGATCTTTAAATAATGGGGGTGATAGTATAGAAATCAAAGATTCTTCTGGAGTCATAATTGATGCCTTAGCCTACGATCGATCTTGGTTTCAAGTTGAAGAGAAGTCTGAAGGAGGGTATTCTTTAGAACTTATAAATCCAAGCTTAATTTGTTTTGATATCAAAAACTGGAAAGGCTCTGAGGCAGATCAAGGAGGTACACCTGGAATGGTGAATAGTACTTATGATTCAACTTTCACTGGTCAGCCAGCCCGAATAGTCTCATTTTATTCAAGCTCCCCAATTCAGTTAGAAATAATTTTTGATAAAAAAATGGATATGGAATCACTGGTAAATGCGAGTTACCTACTGCAGTCTGGAGATCAGATTGATAGCATTATAGTGGATCGACAAAACGAAAACTCAGTAAAGCTGAATCTGCAAAATAAACTACAAAATGATGTGACTTATACAATTACTATAGAAGAGGTGTCGGATTGTAATGGAAATATTGCAGAAGATTTATCAGCAAGCTTTTTATATGATATTGAGCGACCACAATTAGATTCACTTTTCTTTTTATCAGACTCAATTTTGCTTTTAACCTTTACGGAGCCAATTGATACTTTGTCTGCTGAAAATCTAAGTAATTATAGTTTATCACCCCAGATTACATTAACCAAAGCTCAAATATGGAGCAAAAATCAACTTTTATTGATCTGGGAAAACCGTTGGATTGCAGGTTTTCCCTATCGCTTGACTGTAGATAGCATTTCAGATTTATCAGGAAATTTCATGACTCAGTTGAAACAAGAAATAATTATGAAAAAGCCCGCTAAACCTACTTTTAATGATTTGATTATTACAGAAATTATGGCAAACCCAAAAGAGGACCAAATATTGCCCAATCGACAATTTGTAGAAATATACAATGCAACGGATCAACTGTTTTCCTTAACCGATGTGCAATTTATGGATGAAAGGGATACGGTGAATTTAGGATTGAACTATATAGAACCAAACGAATATATTTTAATTGCGGCCACATCTGCGGTGGAGGACTTGTCTTCGTATGGACGTGTAATAGCTTTGAGTCCTTGGCCCAATTTAAATAATCGAGGAGATAATCTTCAGTTGGTTACCGATGAGCAAATAATCAATCAGGCCTTTTACAGTGAAAGCTGGTATAAAGAAAATTCAAAATATGATGAAGGAGGGTGGTCACTGGAAATGATTGATACTGGCAGTCCATGCCTAGGAATATCAAATTGGCGTGCATCAGTTGATGAAAAACAAGCGACACCTGGCGCTGAAAACTCAGTTATGGAAAGCAATACTGACCAAAGTGGACCTGAGTTAGCCAATGCATATGCGCCTAATACAAAAGAAGTCATAGTGGATTTTAATGAGCCGATTGACATTACAAATGTTAGAAGAAATCAATTTAGAATAGTGCCTGAGATAACAATTGCGAAGATTGAGCTTCTCGATTTGAATAGAATAAAACTTGTATTGCAAGCGGATCTAAAAGCAAAAGTATCCTACACACTTGTTGTGGATAATTTAACTGATTGTGAAGGCAATATTATTTTATCTGATCAAAATCAAACAAGCTTCGCATTAGCCGAGCCTCCCGTTCAAGGAGATGTAGTCTTGAATGAAGTCCTCTATGATCAAAAATCTGGAGGGGCTGATTTTATAGAACTATTAAATATCTCGGACAAGTATATTAATTTAATAGGATGGATAGTTAAAGGAAATAATAATGAAGAAGTAATTTTTGAAAATGAAAACGTGATCATTAGTCCTGGGCAGTTTTTGGTTATAACGAGTGATAAAGCGAGCATAATCAAGGATTACCCCACATCGCATGTAGCACAAAATATTTATGAAACTTCTTTTCCTGCTCTTTCTAATGGGGAAGGAGTTGTAAGCATTACTTCTGCAAATGAAGCTTTGACAGAATATTTTGAATATTCAGACGATATGCATTTGCCTTTTCTCAGGACTACTGATGGTGTTTCTTTGGAGCGAATTCATCCTGACGCGCCCATTGACAAAACTGAATCATGGAATTCAGCCGCTTCATCAGTTGGATTTGCAACACCTGGGAAAGAAAATTCGCAACGCACCTCGGAAGACATTGATTTTGGAACCATAGCTGCTAAGCCGAAAACTTTTGCCCATGATCAGCCAGGCAGAAATTATACGATTATTAATTACCAGCTAGAAAATGTGGGAAGTATGGCGACCGTTAAAATTTTTGATATGAAGGGGAATGTAATTACTACTTTAGCGAATAATGAAACGCTTAGCAATACAGGTTTTTTCCGCTGGGATGGAGTAGATTTTAATGGCAGAAAAGTAAGAACAGGTTATTACATTATTTACTTTCAGCTTTTTGATTCAAATGGAAATACTAAAGTAGTTAAAGAAACGGTAGCGGTCGGCTTTTAA
- a CDS encoding THUMP-like domain-containing protein — MELSANRKDVWKFIKDHEQDDPAQLVFKQKQFPDLPLKEIASQIQARQKAKSKLPEWANKEIWFPPLLSLEQSSSEATAKFKSSLLSGNRFADLTGGFGIDCYYLAQDFKESHYIEQQKILCDLANYNFDVLKSDIQIHQTQASDFLENNSLNFDWIYLDPARRGDKNQKVFLWEDCSPNLIELLPLLFEKSKNVMVKAAPMQDISRGISELDQRVKDIYIIEHNGEVKELLYILNKEKVSAPNIHAIQLNKMGDSLFHFQGKKHLEDDLNYQFENPENYLYEPAPSIMKSGLFKQLAKQFNISKLHPNSQLFTNNDLIENFTGRKFKIINQVSAQKNALKKVLPEMKANLSCRNFPMPVAQLRKKLGLKDGGEYYLFATTLKNNEKVILVCKKLK; from the coding sequence ATGGAATTGAGCGCTAATAGAAAAGACGTTTGGAAATTTATTAAAGACCATGAGCAGGATGACCCTGCTCAATTGGTTTTTAAGCAAAAGCAATTTCCTGACCTACCCTTAAAAGAAATTGCTTCTCAAATTCAAGCCCGTCAAAAAGCTAAATCAAAACTTCCTGAATGGGCCAATAAAGAAATATGGTTTCCCCCTCTCCTATCTTTGGAACAATCTAGCTCCGAAGCTACTGCTAAATTTAAAAGTAGTCTTCTTTCAGGTAATCGTTTTGCAGATCTAACTGGTGGTTTTGGAATTGATTGCTATTACCTTGCTCAAGATTTTAAGGAAAGTCACTACATAGAACAACAAAAGATTTTATGTGATTTAGCAAATTATAATTTTGATGTATTAAAATCTGACATTCAAATTCATCAAACTCAAGCCTCAGATTTCTTAGAAAACAATTCACTTAATTTCGATTGGATATACTTAGATCCTGCAAGAAGAGGAGATAAAAACCAGAAGGTGTTTTTATGGGAAGACTGTAGTCCTAATTTAATTGAGCTTTTGCCCTTGCTATTTGAAAAATCAAAAAACGTGATGGTGAAAGCAGCACCTATGCAGGATATCAGTAGAGGAATCTCAGAACTGGATCAGAGGGTGAAAGATATTTATATTATTGAGCATAATGGCGAAGTAAAAGAACTGCTTTACATCCTAAATAAAGAAAAAGTTAGTGCTCCCAATATTCATGCTATTCAGTTAAATAAAATGGGGGATTCATTATTTCATTTTCAAGGTAAAAAACATTTAGAAGATGATTTGAATTATCAGTTTGAGAATCCTGAAAACTATCTTTATGAACCCGCTCCTTCAATCATGAAATCTGGTTTATTTAAACAGTTAGCTAAGCAATTTAACATTTCAAAACTGCACCCAAACAGTCAGCTGTTTACAAATAATGATTTAATAGAAAATTTCACTGGGAGAAAATTTAAGATCATTAATCAAGTGTCTGCTCAAAAGAACGCCTTGAAAAAAGTTTTACCTGAAATGAAGGCAAACCTGAGTTGCAGAAATTTCCCTATGCCTGTTGCTCAATTAAGAAAAAAACTAGGCTTGAAAGATGGAGGAGAATACTACCTTTTTGCTACTACACTTAAAAATAATGAGAAAGTGATTTTAGTTTGTAAGAAGTTGAAGTAA
- the gpmI gene encoding 2,3-bisphosphoglycerate-independent phosphoglycerate mutase — MNKKVILMILDGWGIATNKEVSAIDKANTPFVDGLYTQYKHSKLEASGLAVGLPEGQMGNSEVGHMNIGAGRVVYQDLVKINKAIEEKSIKENPVWSEAMSYAKENNKKVHFIGLVSDGGVHSHIDHLKGLMTLAHEEGVKDLFVHGFTDGRDTDPNGGKDYLKDVEEHAAKTGAKIASIIGRYYAMDRDNRWERVKLAYDAMVHGEGKQTESVLDAIQESYDEGVTDEFIKPIINTENGEAIAKIEEGDVVISFNFRTDRGREITQALTQKAFHEQNMHPLDLHYITMTKYDDTFKGVKVLFEKDNLVNTLGEVLAKNNKKQIRIAETEKYPHVTFFFSGGRETEFEGEKRLMCPSPKVATYDLQPEMSAGDIRDKIIPELKAGDADFVCLNFANPDMVGHTGVFEAAVKACETVDQCAKAVVDVAKENGYATIIIADHGNSDYMVNEDGSPNTAHTTNLVPCILVDDEFKGTIKDGKLGDLAPTILKIMDVEVPKEMTGDILID; from the coding sequence ATGAATAAGAAAGTAATTTTAATGATATTAGACGGTTGGGGTATTGCAACCAATAAAGAAGTCTCGGCTATAGATAAAGCCAATACACCTTTTGTTGATGGCTTATATACTCAATATAAACACAGCAAATTAGAAGCTTCGGGTCTTGCAGTAGGATTACCAGAAGGTCAGATGGGGAACTCTGAAGTGGGCCACATGAACATTGGTGCTGGTCGTGTTGTCTATCAGGATTTAGTAAAAATCAATAAAGCAATCGAAGAAAAGTCTATTAAAGAAAACCCTGTTTGGTCAGAAGCGATGAGCTATGCCAAGGAGAATAATAAAAAAGTCCACTTTATCGGTTTAGTTTCTGATGGTGGGGTACACTCTCATATTGATCATTTAAAAGGCTTGATGACCCTTGCTCATGAGGAAGGCGTAAAAGATTTATTCGTGCATGGCTTTACTGATGGCCGTGATACGGATCCGAATGGGGGAAAAGATTATTTAAAAGATGTTGAAGAACATGCTGCAAAAACAGGGGCAAAGATTGCCTCTATCATTGGTAGATATTATGCGATGGACCGCGATAACCGATGGGAAAGAGTGAAGTTGGCTTATGATGCCATGGTACATGGTGAAGGAAAACAAACAGAATCTGTATTAGATGCCATTCAAGAATCTTACGATGAGGGCGTAACAGATGAGTTTATTAAACCCATTATCAATACCGAAAATGGTGAAGCCATTGCTAAAATAGAAGAAGGTGATGTGGTGATATCTTTCAACTTCCGAACCGATAGAGGTAGAGAAATCACGCAAGCTTTAACTCAAAAAGCTTTCCATGAGCAAAACATGCATCCTTTGGATTTACACTATATTACTATGACGAAGTATGATGATACTTTCAAAGGAGTAAAAGTACTTTTCGAGAAGGATAATTTAGTCAATACTTTAGGAGAAGTATTAGCGAAAAATAATAAGAAGCAGATTAGAATAGCTGAAACAGAAAAGTATCCTCATGTCACCTTTTTCTTTTCTGGAGGAAGAGAAACTGAGTTTGAGGGAGAAAAAAGACTCATGTGTCCTTCACCGAAAGTAGCTACTTACGATTTACAACCAGAAATGAGTGCTGGCGATATAAGGGATAAAATCATTCCCGAATTGAAAGCGGGTGATGCTGATTTCGTTTGTCTAAATTTTGCCAATCCTGATATGGTAGGCCATACTGGGGTTTTTGAGGCAGCCGTAAAAGCTTGTGAAACAGTAGACCAATGTGCTAAAGCGGTTGTTGATGTAGCCAAGGAAAATGGTTACGCTACCATTATCATAGCCGACCACGGTAATTCGGATTATATGGTAAATGAAGATGGAAGCCCAAATACAGCGCACACTACAAACCTTGTGCCTTGTATATTAGTTGATGATGAATTCAAGGGCACTATCAAAGATGGTAAACTAGGTGATCTAGCTCCAACTATTTTAAAAATAATGGATGTTGAAGTACCTAAGGAAATGACCGGTGATATTTTAATTGATTAA
- a CDS encoding aspartate-semialdehyde dehydrogenase, with protein sequence MKIAVVGATGLVGGEMLKVLDERNVQFDELLLVASARSAGKKMSFKGKEYTVITLEEAVAAKPDLALFSAGGSTSLEWAPKFEEVGTVVIDNSSAWRMNNRIKLIVPEINGHELKIDHRIIANPNCSTIQMVLALAPLHKKYGIKRIVVSTYQSVTGTGKAAVDQLMDERAGKQGEKVYPHPIDMNALPHIDVFLENDYTKEEMKMVNETKKIFSDDSIGVSATCVRLPVMGGHSESVNVTFEKDFDIAEVKDLLSNTSGVVLEDEPKNNLYPMPLNAHGKDEVFVGRIRRDESAPNTLNMWVVADNLRKGAATNAVQIAEYMIEHSLVHPYGIER encoded by the coding sequence ATGAAAATAGCTGTTGTAGGTGCCACTGGACTAGTTGGCGGTGAAATGTTAAAGGTTTTGGATGAAAGAAATGTCCAATTTGATGAATTACTTTTAGTTGCTTCGGCTCGCTCTGCAGGAAAGAAGATGAGTTTTAAAGGTAAAGAATATACTGTCATCACTTTAGAAGAAGCCGTTGCAGCCAAACCTGATTTAGCACTATTTTCAGCAGGCGGAAGTACATCACTTGAGTGGGCTCCAAAGTTTGAAGAGGTTGGAACTGTTGTCATTGACAATAGCTCTGCCTGGAGAATGAATAATCGCATAAAATTGATCGTTCCGGAAATTAACGGTCATGAATTAAAAATAGATCATAGAATTATCGCCAACCCAAATTGTTCTACTATTCAAATGGTATTGGCATTAGCTCCGCTACATAAAAAATATGGCATCAAGCGTATCGTAGTTTCCACCTATCAGTCAGTAACGGGAACGGGAAAAGCAGCCGTTGATCAATTGATGGATGAAAGAGCAGGAAAGCAAGGTGAAAAAGTATATCCTCACCCCATTGATATGAATGCATTACCTCATATTGATGTATTCTTGGAAAATGACTACACTAAAGAAGAAATGAAGATGGTAAACGAAACCAAAAAAATCTTCAGTGATGATTCTATTGGCGTTTCTGCTACTTGCGTTCGTTTACCAGTAATGGGGGGCCATTCGGAATCTGTAAATGTTACATTTGAAAAAGATTTTGATATAGCTGAAGTAAAGGATTTATTATCTAATACTTCAGGAGTGGTTTTAGAAGATGAACCTAAAAACAATCTATACCCGATGCCATTAAATGCACATGGGAAAGATGAAGTATTTGTAGGGAGAATCAGAAGAGATGAATCAGCTCCAAATACTTTAAACATGTGGGTTGTAGCCGACAACCTTAGGAAAGGTGCCGCAACCAATGCTGTTCAGATAGCGGAATATATGATTGAGCACAGCTTAGTTCATCCTTATGGAATTGAGCGCTAA
- a CDS encoding helix-turn-helix domain-containing protein, producing MIKSVRKEHDLTKEQLGMFIRVQKSQLSKLERNTKNVTIETILKVFNTLKVNVKFTVELDQSDLKIA from the coding sequence ATGATAAAATCAGTCAGAAAAGAACACGATTTAACAAAAGAACAGTTGGGTATGTTCATAAGAGTACAAAAATCCCAGCTTTCCAAGCTGGAGCGTAATACAAAAAATGTGACGATTGAAACTATCCTGAAAGTTTTTAATACTTTGAAGGTAAATGTTAAATTTACTGTTGAACTAGACCAATCTGACTTAAAAATTGCTTGA